One Streptomyces sp. P9-A2 DNA window includes the following coding sequences:
- a CDS encoding SigE family RNA polymerase sigma factor, whose protein sequence is MVDTVLEREFRQFVHQRQQELGRSAYALCGNWHDAQDLTQTALLELYAVWGTVRYRSTAVTYARVLLARADTTHRRRAGAGEEPVREVPEPGTSRDPASGTDLSLMLRAALMTVPPRCRAVLVLRFWGDWSVERTARALGMSTGTVKSHTARGLHRLRQAVERMDIRDPGSGMRDARSGIQRPGAGARSRGRGYALPRRAS, encoded by the coding sequence ATGGTGGACACGGTCCTGGAGCGGGAGTTCCGGCAGTTCGTCCACCAACGGCAGCAGGAGCTGGGACGAAGTGCCTATGCCCTGTGCGGGAATTGGCACGACGCACAGGATCTGACCCAGACGGCTCTGCTGGAGCTGTATGCCGTCTGGGGCACCGTGCGATACCGGAGTACGGCGGTCACGTACGCGCGTGTCCTCCTCGCCCGTGCCGACACCACTCACCGCCGTCGTGCCGGGGCCGGTGAGGAGCCCGTGCGCGAGGTGCCGGAACCCGGTACGAGCCGGGACCCCGCGTCCGGGACGGACCTGAGTCTCATGCTGCGGGCGGCGCTGATGACCGTGCCGCCGCGCTGCCGGGCCGTTCTGGTCCTGCGTTTCTGGGGCGACTGGAGTGTGGAACGGACCGCACGCGCACTCGGCATGTCGACGGGCACGGTCAAGAGCCATACCGCCAGGGGCCTGCACCGGCTGCGGCAGGCGGTCGAGCGGATGGACATCCGGGATCCGGGATCCGGGATGCGGGATGCGAGGTCAGGGATTCAGAGGCCGGGGGCCGGGGCCCGGTCGAGGGGC